The Actinomycetota bacterium genome window below encodes:
- a CDS encoding hydrolase, which yields MGTSGEPLTCRTCAVQHAAGEGPPDRCAICEDERQYVGWSGQRWATLAQFREEGFRTEIRDVEEGLVGIGVEPRLGIGQRALLVRTPDGNVLWDCIGLIDDAAVERVRDLGGIAGIAMSHPHFYGCVVEWSRAFGGAPIHVPRADREWLMRPDDAAVPWEGSVEIVPGVTAVQCGGHFEGSAVLHWPGGAEGRGALLTGDSITVAQDRRFVSFMRSYPNLIPLPRGEIERVVAAVRPLAFDRIYGGWWDSVVASGGKDAVLRSVDRYLRWIEP from the coding sequence GTGGGCACGAGTGGAGAGCCCCTCACCTGCCGAACCTGCGCGGTCCAGCACGCCGCCGGCGAGGGGCCGCCCGATCGGTGCGCGATCTGCGAGGACGAGCGCCAGTACGTGGGGTGGTCCGGGCAGCGGTGGGCCACGCTGGCGCAGTTCCGCGAGGAGGGGTTCCGGACCGAGATCCGAGACGTCGAGGAGGGACTGGTCGGGATCGGCGTCGAGCCGCGTCTGGGGATCGGACAGCGGGCCCTGCTGGTGCGGACGCCGGACGGGAACGTGCTGTGGGACTGCATCGGGCTCATCGACGACGCGGCGGTGGAGCGCGTTCGGGACCTGGGCGGCATCGCGGGGATCGCCATGTCGCACCCGCACTTCTACGGCTGCGTCGTGGAGTGGAGCCGCGCGTTCGGCGGCGCGCCCATCCACGTCCCGCGGGCCGACCGGGAGTGGCTGATGCGGCCGGACGATGCCGCGGTGCCGTGGGAAGGCTCGGTCGAGATCGTGCCGGGGGTCACCGCCGTGCAGTGCGGCGGGCATTTCGAGGGAAGCGCCGTGCTCCACTGGCCGGGCGGCGCGGAGGGTCGCGGCGCACTGCTCACCGGCGACTCCATCACCGTGGCCCAGGACCGCCGCTTCGTGAGCTTCATGCGGAGCTATCCGAACCTCATCCCGCTGCCGCGCGGGGAGATCGAGCGGGTGGTGGCGGCGGTGCGGCCCCTCGCGTTCGACCGGATCTACGGCGGGTGGTGGGACAGCGTGGTGGCCTCCGGCGGGAAGGATGCCGTCCTGCGCTCCGTGGACCGGTACCTGCGGTGGATCGAGCCCTGA